GCGAGACCGACCTCGAGGCCCGGGCCCGGATCCTCTACCGGGCGGAAGAGCTCTTCCTCGCCGACCTGCCCTGGATCCCGCTGCTGCATTACCGGCACAAGCACCTGATCGGCCCGCGCCTGCGCGGCTTTCTCCCCAACCTGCGCGGCGTCTCGCCGACGCGGTGGCTCTCGCTCGCATGATTCCCTACGTCCTGCGCCGCCTCGCCCAAGCCGTCCCGACGCTCTTCCTCGTCGTCACCCTGTCGTTCTTCCTGGTGCGGCTGGCGCCGGGCGGGCCGTTCGACCTGGAGCGGCCCCTGCCGGCCGCCGCGATGGAGAACCTGCGCCGGGTCTACGGCCTCGATCAGCCGCTCATGGTCCAGTACGGCCGCTACCTCGCGGCGCTGGCGCGGGGCGATCTCGGGCCCTCCTTCTCGGTGCGCGACCTCTCGGTGGCCGAATTGTTCGCCCGCGGCCTGCCGGTCTCGATGACGCTGGGAAGCCTCGCTCTGGCCGTCTCGCTCGTCCTCGGCACCGGGCTCGGCGGGCTCGCGGCCCTGCGGCGGGGCTCCGGTCTCGACCACGCGGTGACGGTTCTCGGCACCTTCGCGCTCACCGTGCCGGGCTTCGTGGTGGCGCCGCTCCTCCAGATCGCCTTCGGGCTGTCCCTGCGCTGGCTGCCCGTCGGCGGCTGGGACGACGGATCGCCGAAACACCTCGTCCTGCCGGTCGTCACCCTGGCGCTGCCGCAGGTGGCGATCGTGGCGCGCCTCGCCCGGGCCGGCCTCGTCGAGGTGTTCGACCGGCCGCATTGGCGCACCCTGCGGAGCCTAGGGCTTCCGCCCCGGATCCTGGCGCTCCACGGCTTGCGGGGCGCGGCGCTTCCGGTCGTATCCTATCTCGGGCCCGCGGCGGCGGGACTGCTGACCGGCTCGGTGGTGGTCGAGACGGTGTTCGGCCTGCCCGGCGTCGGGCGCTACTTCGTCGACGGGGCGATCAACCGCGACTACACGCTGGTGCTGGGCACGGTGGTGCTGATCGCGGTCTTCGTCCTCGTGCTCAACCTCGTCTCCGACCTCCTCTGCGCGCTCATCGATCCGCGCTTGAGGGATGTCGGGTGAGCCAGTCCGCGGCAAGCCACGCCCTCGCCTTCGCCGAGGCCTCGCTCCTCGCCCGGGCTCGGCGCCGCCTCCTCGGCGACCCTCTCGCGCGGGCGAGCGCAGGCCTGCTGCTCCTCGTGACGCTCGCCTGCCTCGTCGGTCCGTTCCTCACCGGGCACCCCTACGACCGGCTCTATTACGACTATCCCGGCACCCCGCCCTCGCTGGCGCTCACCCCGACGCCGCAGGCGGTGCGCCCGGCCCTCGACCGGCTCGCCTTCCGCATGCGGGTGCGGGCCGAGGACGTGGCCGTGACGGGGGACGCGGTCCGCCTGACGCTGGCCGCCGACAAGGCCGTCGACCCGCGGGTGCTGACCTTCTTCTCGCGTTCCGACATCTTCGGCGCGGCCCGCGAGGTGGCGCGCTCCGAGGACGGGCGGCGGCTCACCGTCGAGGCGCCGTTGCGCCGCTCGCGCTTCCTTGCCGGCACCGACGCGCTCGGGCGCGACCTTCTCACCCGCACGCTGGTGGCGGGGCGGCTGTCGCTGGCGCTCGGGCTGATGGCGACCGCGGTGGCACTCGGCATCGGGGTCGCCTACGGAGCGCTCGCCGGCACGCTCGGCGGCCGGATCGACGCGGCGATGATGCGCCTCGTCGACATCCTGTATTCCCTGCC
This sequence is a window from Methylobacterium sp. SyP6R. Protein-coding genes within it:
- a CDS encoding ABC transporter permease, translated to MIPYVLRRLAQAVPTLFLVVTLSFFLVRLAPGGPFDLERPLPAAAMENLRRVYGLDQPLMVQYGRYLAALARGDLGPSFSVRDLSVAELFARGLPVSMTLGSLALAVSLVLGTGLGGLAALRRGSGLDHAVTVLGTFALTVPGFVVAPLLQIAFGLSLRWLPVGGWDDGSPKHLVLPVVTLALPQVAIVARLARAGLVEVFDRPHWRTLRSLGLPPRILALHGLRGAALPVVSYLGPAAAGLLTGSVVVETVFGLPGVGRYFVDGAINRDYTLVLGTVVLIAVFVLVLNLVSDLLCALIDPRLRDVG
- a CDS encoding ABC transporter permease — encoded protein: MSQSAASHALAFAEASLLARARRRLLGDPLARASAGLLLLVTLACLVGPFLTGHPYDRLYYDYPGTPPSLALTPTPQAVRPALDRLAFRMRVRAEDVAVTGDAVRLTLAADKAVDPRVLTFFSRSDIFGAAREVARSEDGRRLTVEAPLRRSRFLAGTDALGRDLLTRTLVAGRLSLALGLMATAVALGIGVAYGALAGTLGGRIDAAMMRLVDILYSLPFVFFVIMLVVFFGRSVALIFVAVGAVEWLDMARIVRAEALAIRRRDYVRAAEALGLPTAAILRRHVVPNLLGPVVAFAALMVPRVILLESFLSFLGLGVQEPATSWGVLIADGARSLESTPWMLVVPASFLVATLLALTLLAERLRDALDPREGA